One Vibrio campbellii CAIM 519 = NBRC 15631 = ATCC 25920 genomic window carries:
- a CDS encoding argininosuccinate synthase, producing MSKVNVNKVVVAYSGGLDTSVIIPWLKENYDCEVVAFVADVGQGAEELEGIEAKAKASGASECYIADLKEEMVADYIFPTLKTGAYYEGKYLLGTSMARPIIAKAQVEVARKVGADALCHGCTGKGNDQVRFEGAFAALAPDLHVIAPWREWDLVSREECLDYLAERNIPCSASLTKIYSRDANAWHISTEGGVLEDTWNAPNEDCWAWTVDPEQAPNEAETVTLKVAKGEIVEVDGEAMTPYNALVYLNEKGAKHGVGRIDIVENRLVGMKSRGCYETPGGTIMMEALRAVEQLVLDKASFEFREELGLKASHLVYDGRWFTPLCKSILAASEELAQDVNGEVVVKLYKGQATVTQKRSDNSLYSEEFATFGEDEVYDQSHAEGFIRLYSLSSRIRALNSQKK from the coding sequence ATGAGCAAAGTGAACGTAAATAAAGTGGTAGTCGCATACTCAGGCGGTCTAGATACTTCAGTAATCATCCCGTGGCTAAAAGAGAACTACGACTGTGAAGTGGTGGCTTTCGTTGCCGATGTTGGTCAGGGTGCAGAAGAGCTAGAAGGCATTGAAGCAAAAGCAAAAGCTTCTGGTGCTTCTGAGTGTTACATCGCAGACCTGAAAGAAGAAATGGTCGCGGACTACATTTTCCCGACACTAAAAACCGGTGCTTACTATGAAGGTAAATACCTACTAGGTACATCAATGGCGCGTCCAATTATTGCTAAAGCGCAGGTAGAAGTCGCACGTAAAGTAGGCGCAGACGCTCTGTGTCATGGCTGTACAGGTAAGGGTAACGACCAAGTACGTTTTGAAGGTGCATTTGCAGCGCTAGCACCAGATCTGCATGTTATTGCGCCTTGGCGTGAGTGGGATCTAGTGAGCCGTGAAGAGTGTTTGGATTACCTAGCAGAGCGTAATATCCCTTGTTCAGCATCTCTTACTAAGATCTACTCGCGTGATGCGAACGCATGGCACATTTCTACTGAAGGTGGCGTTTTAGAAGATACATGGAATGCGCCAAATGAGGATTGCTGGGCTTGGACGGTAGATCCAGAGCAAGCACCGAATGAAGCTGAAACCGTGACGTTGAAAGTAGCGAAAGGTGAAATTGTTGAGGTGGACGGCGAAGCGATGACACCATACAACGCATTGGTATATCTAAACGAGAAAGGTGCGAAGCACGGTGTTGGTCGTATTGATATCGTAGAAAACCGTCTGGTTGGTATGAAGTCTCGTGGTTGCTACGAAACTCCGGGTGGCACCATCATGATGGAAGCGCTGCGTGCGGTAGAGCAACTTGTGTTGGACAAAGCATCATTTGAATTCCGTGAAGAGCTTGGCTTGAAAGCATCGCACCTTGTTTATGACGGTCGTTGGTTCACACCGCTATGTAAGTCAATCCTTGCGGCTTCTGAAGAACTCGCGCAAGACGTGAATGGCGAAGTGGTTGTGAAGCTTTACAAAGGCCAAGCAACTGTGACGCAAAAACGTTCGGATAACAGTTTGTACTCTGAAGAGTTTGCTACTTTTGGGGAAGATGAAGTTTATGACCAAAGTCATGCTGAAGGCTTTATCCGTCTTTACTCGCTATCAAGCCGTATTCGTGCGCTGAACAGCCAGAAAAAATAA
- the argB gene encoding acetylglutamate kinase, with product MTQTNQAPLVIKLGGAALSCTQTLSQLFGAIAAYQKSAQRQIAIVHGGGYLVDELMAKLQLETVKKNGLRVTPYEQIPVIAGALAGTANKLLQGQAIADGLNAVGLSLADGGLCHVEELDPELGAVGKASPGDSTLLQAVLNAGALPIISSIGLTEKGQMMNVNADQAAVAVAGALDAELVLLSDVSGVLDGKGHLIKTLSEQEADALIQGQVITDGMIVKVKAALEAANDLGRPIEVATWRYPEKLTQLFAGESIGTQFLPQ from the coding sequence ATGACGCAAACCAATCAAGCTCCTTTAGTCATTAAGCTCGGTGGTGCAGCTCTATCTTGCACTCAAACCTTAAGCCAACTGTTTGGTGCCATTGCGGCTTACCAAAAGTCGGCACAGCGACAAATCGCCATCGTTCATGGCGGTGGCTACCTAGTTGATGAGTTGATGGCAAAACTTCAGCTTGAAACCGTAAAGAAAAACGGTCTTCGTGTGACGCCTTATGAGCAAATTCCTGTGATTGCAGGCGCGCTTGCAGGTACCGCAAACAAGTTGCTTCAAGGTCAAGCGATTGCAGATGGTCTGAATGCGGTGGGTCTTAGCCTCGCTGATGGTGGGTTATGTCATGTTGAAGAACTTGACCCAGAGCTAGGCGCAGTAGGCAAAGCATCACCAGGTGATTCGACCTTATTACAAGCGGTGCTAAACGCAGGTGCACTGCCGATCATCAGCTCAATTGGTCTGACTGAAAAAGGTCAGATGATGAATGTGAATGCTGACCAAGCTGCGGTAGCAGTAGCCGGTGCATTGGATGCGGAGCTAGTGCTTCTGTCTGATGTTAGCGGTGTACTCGATGGCAAAGGGCATTTGATCAAAACGCTATCTGAGCAAGAAGCCGATGCATTGATCCAAGGGCAAGTGATCACCGACGGCATGATCGTCAAAGTTAAAGCTGCTTTGGAGGCCGCCAATGATCTTGGTCGTCCTATCGAAGTCGCGACATGGCGTTACCCAGAGAAACTGACCCAGCTATTCGCGGGTGAAAGTATTGGAACGCAGTTTCTGCCGCAATAA
- the argC gene encoding N-acetyl-gamma-glutamyl-phosphate reductase, translating to MLKTTIIGASGYTGAELALMVNKHPELTLSGLYVSANSVDAGKNIAQLHGKLAGVIDMPVSPLTDPEQVAQVSDVVFLATAHEVSHDLASIFLEEGCQVFDLSGAFRVKSEGFYNTFYGFEHQYNNWLDKAAYGLAEWNQESIKTTPLIAVAGCYPTASQLAIKPLLEHALLDTNQWPVINATSGVSGSGRKASMVNSFCEVSLQPYGVFNHRHQPEIAQHLGCDVIFTPHLGNFKRGILATITMKLSQGVTEAQVAQAFEQAYQGKPAVRLKGDGIPRIQDVENTPFCDIGWKVQGEHIIVISAIDNLLKGASSQAMQCLNIHYGYPELTALL from the coding sequence ATGCTAAAAACCACGATTATCGGAGCCAGCGGCTACACCGGCGCAGAGTTGGCTTTAATGGTCAACAAACACCCTGAACTCACGCTATCAGGTTTATACGTTTCCGCCAATAGCGTAGATGCAGGAAAGAATATTGCTCAATTGCACGGCAAGTTAGCGGGTGTGATTGATATGCCAGTTTCACCACTGACTGACCCTGAGCAAGTCGCTCAAGTGTCTGATGTGGTCTTTCTGGCCACAGCACATGAAGTAAGCCACGACTTGGCTTCTATCTTTTTAGAGGAGGGATGTCAGGTATTCGATTTATCGGGTGCATTCCGTGTGAAAAGCGAAGGCTTCTACAACACCTTTTATGGCTTCGAACATCAATATAACAACTGGTTAGATAAAGCTGCATACGGCTTAGCGGAGTGGAACCAAGAATCAATAAAAACCACGCCTTTGATTGCAGTAGCAGGTTGCTACCCAACCGCTTCACAGCTTGCAATCAAACCTTTATTAGAACACGCATTACTGGATACCAACCAATGGCCTGTGATTAATGCAACCAGTGGTGTATCTGGCTCAGGGCGTAAAGCTTCCATGGTTAACAGCTTCTGCGAAGTGAGCTTGCAACCTTACGGTGTGTTTAACCATCGTCACCAACCAGAGATTGCTCAGCACTTGGGTTGCGATGTGATTTTTACTCCACACCTAGGCAACTTTAAGCGCGGCATTCTTGCCACGATCACTATGAAACTGTCGCAAGGCGTGACGGAAGCACAAGTGGCACAAGCGTTTGAACAAGCTTATCAAGGCAAGCCTGCGGTTCGCCTTAAAGGTGACGGTATTCCACGTATTCAGGATGTCGAAAATACCCCTTTCTGTGATATCGGCTGGAAGGTACAAGGCGAACACATCATTGTGATTTCGGCAATCGACAACCTACTTAAAGGTGCATCGAGTCAAGCGATGCAATGTCTCAATATTCATTACGGTTACCCAGAACTGACAGCGTTGCTGTAG
- the argE gene encoding acetylornithine deacetylase, with product MQLPSFLEVYEGLISTSSISSTDPSWDQGNAKVIEKLASWFKDLGFSVEVIEVEPGKHNMIARMGEGEGGLLLAGHSDTVPFDEGRWSFDPHKLTEKDNRFYGLGTADMKGFFAFIYEAVKKVDWSEQTKPLYVLATCDEETTMLGARHFTENAPFKPDYCIIGEPTSLVPIRGHKGHVANAIRVTGKSGHSSDPALGVNAIEIMHEVMFAMMQLRDKLVKEYHHPGFAIPSPTLNLGHIHGGDSANRICGCCELHYDVRPLPGISLDGLENMLRGALKEVEAKWPGRLEIIPLHEPIPGYECQHDHPFIGGVEEICQTSSETVNYCTEAPFLQQLCPTLVLGPGSIDQAHQPDEFLSFDFIDPTIDVLSRAMVKYCC from the coding sequence ATGCAATTACCAAGTTTTCTAGAGGTCTATGAAGGACTGATCAGTACCTCTTCAATCAGCTCAACCGATCCAAGCTGGGATCAAGGCAATGCCAAAGTGATCGAGAAGCTAGCTTCTTGGTTTAAAGATCTTGGCTTCAGCGTTGAAGTGATCGAAGTGGAACCAGGCAAACACAATATGATCGCACGTATGGGCGAAGGTGAAGGCGGCCTGCTTCTGGCAGGTCACAGCGATACCGTGCCATTTGATGAAGGGCGCTGGAGTTTTGATCCACATAAGCTGACCGAGAAAGACAACCGCTTTTATGGTTTGGGTACCGCGGATATGAAAGGCTTCTTTGCGTTTATTTATGAAGCGGTAAAGAAAGTCGATTGGAGTGAACAGACCAAGCCGCTTTATGTATTGGCGACCTGTGATGAAGAAACCACTATGCTAGGTGCACGTCATTTTACTGAGAATGCGCCTTTTAAGCCAGATTACTGCATCATTGGTGAGCCCACCAGTCTAGTACCCATTCGTGGTCACAAAGGGCACGTAGCAAATGCCATTCGCGTAACCGGCAAATCCGGTCACTCATCGGATCCGGCACTTGGTGTCAACGCCATTGAAATCATGCATGAGGTCATGTTTGCCATGATGCAACTGCGCGACAAACTGGTTAAAGAGTATCACCATCCGGGTTTTGCCATTCCAAGCCCTACCCTAAACCTTGGTCATATCCATGGCGGTGACAGCGCAAACCGGATTTGCGGCTGCTGTGAACTGCATTATGACGTGCGTCCTCTTCCTGGGATCAGTCTTGATGGTTTGGAGAACATGCTGCGTGGCGCATTAAAAGAAGTCGAAGCGAAATGGCCAGGGCGACTAGAAATTATTCCCCTGCACGAACCAATTCCGGGTTACGAATGCCAACATGACCACCCATTTATTGGTGGTGTTGAAGAGATCTGCCAAACCAGTTCGGAGACCGTTAACTACTGTACTGAAGCACCATTCCTACAGCAGTTGTGCCCAACCTTAGTTCTCGGCCCTGGTTCTATTGACCAAGCCCACCAGCCAGATGAATTCCTTTCTTTCGACTTTATTGACCCAACCATCGATGTGCTGTCACGTGCGATGGTGAAATATTGTTGTTAG
- the ppc gene encoding phosphoenolpyruvate carboxylase produces the protein MNEKYAALKSNVRMLGHLLGNTIRDAHGEEIFEKVETIRKLSKSAQAGNSADRESLIEEIKSLPDEQLTPVTRAFNQFLNLTNIAEQYHTISRHCEEHICEPDAINSLFSKLVQNDVSKLDTAQAVRDLNIELVLTAHPTEITRRTMINKLVKINECLSKLELSDLSFKERKKTERRLEQLIVQSWHSDVIRQQRPTPLDEAKWGFAVVENSLWEAVPDFLREMNDRLKSYLGEGLPIDARPVHFSSWMGGDRDGNPFVTHSVTREVLLLSRWKAADLYLNDINELISELSMTVCNDKVRGLAGEDQHEPYRAILKQLRSLLNETKDILDAKVHGQKLAVKAPLQKVEQLWEPLYACYQSLNECGMGVIANGSLLDTLRRVKAFGIHLVRLDIRQESTRHADVLSELTRYLGIGDYEQWSEQDKIAFLTNELASKRPLLPRDWEPSEPVKEVLDTCKIVAAQPREAFGAYVISMARTASDVLAVHLLLQEAGCPYRMDVCPLFETLDDLNNAEAVIKQLMGIDLYRGFIQNHQMVMIGYSDSAKDAGVMSAGWAQYHAMDSLVKVAEEEGVELTLFHGRGGTIGRGGAPAHAALLSQPPKSLKGGLRVTEQGEMIRFKLGLPDVAVNSFNLYASAILEANLLPPPEPKQEWRDLMDVLSEVSCESYRSVVRGEPDFVPYFRQATPELELGKLPLGSRPAKRNPNGGVESLRAIPWIFSWSQNRLVLPAWLGAGEAIQYSVDKGHQALLEEMCREWPFFSTRLGMLEMVYTKCNMDISRYYDQRLVDESLQPLGDRLREQLQRDIKSVLNVENNENLMQSDPWGLESIRLRNIYVEPLNMLQAELLYRTRQTEEASANLEEALMVTIAGIAAGMRNTG, from the coding sequence ATGAACGAGAAATACGCCGCACTCAAAAGTAATGTGCGCATGTTGGGCCACCTTCTGGGCAACACGATTCGTGATGCTCATGGCGAAGAAATCTTCGAGAAAGTGGAAACCATTCGTAAATTATCCAAATCGGCTCAAGCTGGAAATAGCGCTGACAGAGAAAGCTTAATAGAAGAAATTAAAAGCCTGCCAGATGAGCAATTGACGCCCGTTACTCGCGCGTTCAACCAATTTCTAAACCTGACCAATATTGCTGAGCAATACCACACCATTTCACGCCACTGTGAAGAGCATATCTGCGAACCTGACGCAATTAACTCGCTGTTCTCAAAGCTGGTGCAAAATGATGTGAGCAAGCTAGACACGGCACAAGCGGTTCGTGACCTGAACATTGAATTAGTTCTCACTGCGCACCCGACCGAAATCACTCGTCGCACCATGATCAACAAACTGGTGAAGATCAACGAGTGCCTATCTAAGCTAGAGCTGAGCGATCTCTCTTTCAAAGAGCGTAAAAAAACTGAACGTCGCCTTGAGCAGCTGATCGTTCAAAGCTGGCACTCTGACGTTATTCGCCAGCAGCGACCTACGCCGCTTGATGAAGCCAAGTGGGGCTTTGCCGTAGTCGAAAACTCACTATGGGAAGCCGTACCTGACTTCTTACGTGAAATGAACGACCGCCTGAAATCATACCTTGGCGAGGGTCTACCAATTGATGCTCGCCCTGTGCACTTCTCATCTTGGATGGGCGGTGACCGCGACGGTAACCCATTTGTGACCCACAGTGTGACTCGTGAAGTACTGCTTCTGTCTCGTTGGAAAGCGGCAGACCTGTACCTTAACGACATCAACGAGCTGATCAGCGAACTGTCTATGACAGTGTGCAACGACAAAGTTCGTGGGCTTGCCGGTGAAGATCAACACGAACCATACCGTGCGATCCTAAAACAGCTACGTTCACTACTGAACGAAACCAAAGATATTCTCGACGCGAAAGTTCACGGCCAGAAGCTGGCAGTCAAAGCACCTCTGCAAAAAGTAGAACAACTTTGGGAACCACTTTACGCGTGTTACCAGTCGCTAAACGAATGTGGCATGGGCGTGATTGCCAACGGCTCACTGCTGGATACGCTGCGCCGCGTTAAAGCCTTCGGTATCCACCTAGTTCGCCTCGATATTCGTCAAGAAAGTACTCGTCATGCTGACGTGCTTTCTGAATTGACTCGTTACCTTGGCATTGGTGACTATGAGCAGTGGAGCGAGCAAGACAAGATCGCTTTCCTAACCAACGAACTTGCGTCTAAGCGCCCTCTTCTACCTCGTGACTGGGAGCCATCAGAACCCGTTAAAGAGGTGTTGGATACCTGTAAGATTGTTGCCGCACAACCTCGTGAAGCGTTTGGTGCTTACGTTATCTCAATGGCACGTACCGCTTCTGACGTACTTGCCGTGCACCTACTGCTGCAAGAAGCAGGTTGCCCTTACCGCATGGACGTATGTCCACTGTTCGAAACGCTGGACGACTTGAACAACGCGGAAGCGGTTATCAAACAGCTGATGGGCATCGACCTATACCGCGGCTTTATCCAGAATCACCAAATGGTGATGATCGGCTACTCTGACTCTGCAAAAGATGCAGGTGTAATGTCAGCAGGTTGGGCGCAATACCACGCGATGGACTCACTGGTTAAGGTTGCAGAAGAAGAAGGCGTTGAACTCACACTGTTCCACGGGCGTGGCGGTACGATTGGTCGTGGTGGCGCGCCAGCACACGCTGCACTATTGTCTCAGCCACCTAAGAGTCTGAAAGGCGGTCTGCGCGTAACAGAACAAGGTGAGATGATCCGCTTTAAGCTGGGTCTACCTGATGTTGCCGTTAACAGCTTCAACCTGTACGCAAGTGCAATCCTTGAAGCAAACCTACTTCCACCACCGGAGCCTAAGCAAGAGTGGCGCGACCTGATGGACGTGCTGTCGGAAGTGAGCTGTGAATCCTACCGCAGTGTCGTTCGTGGCGAACCAGACTTCGTGCCTTACTTCCGCCAAGCAACACCGGAGCTTGAGCTAGGTAAACTGCCTCTAGGTTCACGCCCAGCGAAACGTAACCCGAATGGTGGTGTAGAAAGTTTGCGTGCGATTCCATGGATCTTCTCTTGGAGCCAAAACCGTTTGGTTCTGCCAGCATGGTTAGGCGCAGGTGAGGCCATTCAGTACTCTGTAGACAAAGGTCATCAGGCGCTACTGGAAGAAATGTGTCGTGAATGGCCATTCTTCTCAACTCGCCTAGGTATGCTTGAGATGGTGTACACCAAGTGCAACATGGATATCTCTCGTTACTATGATCAGCGCTTGGTTGATGAGTCGCTTCAGCCGCTGGGTGATCGTCTACGTGAGCAACTTCAGCGTGATATTAAGTCAGTACTGAATGTAGAGAACAACGAGAACCTGATGCAAAGCGATCCTTGGGGCCTAGAATCCATTCGCCTACGTAACATCTACGTTGAGCCATTGAACATGCTTCAAGCGGAATTGCTGTACCGTACTCGTCAAACTGAAGAAGCTTCTGCAAACTTAGAAGAAGCATTGATGGTGACGATTGCTGGTATCGCAGCAGGTATGCGTAACACAGGCTAA
- a CDS encoding PadR family transcriptional regulator, producing MSLPHVILTVLSTRDATGYDITKEFSASIGYFWKASHQQVYRELNKMAEKELVTCVLEPQEGKPDRKVYSITDAGRSALGEWFDQPTAHPTVRDEFSAKLMACAVQPAAPFRDQLSELVEESRKLVAHYKEIEAAYYATPSTLDKQARLERLTLRRNLMLREAWINWAEEVLTELEVIG from the coding sequence ATGTCATTACCACACGTAATTCTAACTGTACTTAGCACTCGCGACGCTACCGGTTACGACATCACTAAAGAATTCTCAGCTAGCATCGGTTACTTCTGGAAAGCAAGCCACCAACAAGTTTATCGTGAACTTAATAAAATGGCTGAGAAAGAGCTGGTTACTTGCGTATTAGAACCTCAAGAAGGCAAGCCAGACCGTAAGGTTTACTCAATCACTGACGCAGGCCGTAGCGCATTGGGCGAGTGGTTTGATCAGCCAACTGCACACCCAACTGTACGTGACGAATTCTCAGCGAAGCTTATGGCTTGTGCCGTGCAACCTGCAGCGCCTTTCCGTGACCAGCTGTCTGAGCTTGTTGAAGAGTCTCGTAAACTGGTTGCTCACTACAAAGAAATCGAAGCTGCGTACTACGCAACGCCATCAACGCTAGACAAGCAAGCGCGTCTAGAGCGTCTAACACTTCGTCGTAACCTAATGCTACGTGAAGCGTGGATTAACTGGGCAGAAGAAGTGCTAACAGAACTTGAAGTGATCGGCTAA
- the metF gene encoding methylenetetrahydrofolate reductase encodes MGYTHAGHIDALNQNIAELSDNINVSFEFFPPSSEKMEETLWNSVHRLKTLQPKFVSVTYGANSGERDRTHSIIKEIKAATGLVAAPHLTCIDATRDELIDIADDYWNNGIKNIVALRGDIPPGGGAPDMYASDLVELLKARHDFDISVAAFPEAHPEAKSAQSDLLNLKRKVDAGANRAITQFFFDVESYLRFRDRCVAAGIDVEIVPGILPVSNFKQASRFAAQNNVKVPGWMSKQFEGLDDDPVTRQLVGASQAIDMVRVLSREGVKDFHFYTLNRAEMTYALCHTLGVRPQVAVGA; translated from the coding sequence ATGGGATACACGCATGCAGGGCACATCGATGCCTTAAACCAGAATATCGCTGAACTATCAGACAATATCAACGTCTCATTCGAGTTTTTTCCGCCAAGCAGTGAGAAGATGGAAGAAACGCTGTGGAACTCAGTGCATCGTCTTAAAACTCTCCAACCAAAATTCGTTTCTGTTACGTACGGTGCCAACTCAGGTGAACGTGATAGAACTCACTCGATCATTAAAGAAATCAAAGCGGCGACGGGTCTTGTGGCTGCGCCTCACCTAACCTGTATTGATGCAACTCGTGATGAGCTGATCGACATTGCAGATGATTACTGGAATAACGGTATCAAGAACATCGTTGCTCTACGTGGTGATATTCCACCGGGTGGTGGCGCGCCAGATATGTATGCGTCGGACTTGGTTGAACTGCTGAAAGCACGCCATGATTTCGATATCTCTGTAGCGGCATTTCCAGAAGCACACCCAGAGGCGAAAAGTGCGCAATCGGATCTACTGAATCTAAAGCGTAAAGTCGACGCAGGTGCAAACCGCGCGATTACTCAGTTCTTCTTTGATGTGGAGTCTTACCTGCGTTTCCGTGACCGCTGTGTCGCGGCTGGAATCGACGTAGAAATCGTTCCGGGTATCTTACCTGTTTCGAACTTCAAGCAAGCTTCTCGCTTTGCGGCACAGAACAATGTGAAAGTGCCAGGTTGGATGAGCAAGCAGTTTGAAGGCTTGGATGATGATCCAGTGACGCGTCAGCTGGTCGGTGCAAGCCAAGCGATTGATATGGTGCGTGTACTAAGCCGTGAAGGTGTGAAAGATTTCCACTTTTACACCCTGAATCGTGCGGAAATGACCTATGCGCTATGCCACACTCTAGGTGTTCGTCCACAAGTTGCAGTCGGTGCTTAA
- a CDS encoding bifunctional aspartate kinase/homoserine dehydrogenase II — MSVQRQLHKFGGSSLANPECYQRVVTILKEYSAENDLVVVSAAGKTTNRLIEFLEGLDKDGRIAHEALQSLRQFQTELVEALLEGEAQAQLLASLQDEFSTLAELTAPLTETQKAAVLGHGEVWSSRLLAALLSQQDLPAVAQDSRVFLRAEAGTQPEVDRARSYVLIKEALAQHSHKRVIITGFMAQNEAGETVLLGRNGSDYSATVIGALAEVNSVTIWSDVAGVYSADPRLVSDACLLPLLRLDEASELARLAAPVLHSRTLQPVAQSAMDLNLKCSYQPESGSTRIERVLASGRGAKIITSLDEVLLVQLSFIHGHDFERAQKEVLQALKRAQLEPLAFEAQEDQQTLRLAYTAEIAGGALTYLQELAVEAEIKLREGYSLLAAVGAGVTKNANHCFGFYQQLKHAPVEFISETESGLSLVAVLRRAEVEELVQSIHSQLFQAQKRVAVALCGKGNIGSSWLSLFAEQKEELKKRHGMSFDLVAVVDSQTYWFDENGIDAATVAQRFDDESTENDGNWLAKLGAIQNFDEAVVLDVTASKELATRYVEIAQQGIHLISANKVAGSADSQYYHQVQDAFAKIGRHWLYNATVGAGLPINHTVRDLRESGDDIVALSGIFSGTLSWLFQQFDGSVPFAELVDLAWQQGLTEPDPRSDLDGSDVMRKLVILARESGLDIEPENVKVESLVPAELRDLSLDAFFDQGDILSEILQERLTKAQRNDQVLRYVARLERNGKATVGVEALSREHALANLLPCDNIFAIESKWYKDNPLVIRGPGAGREVTAGAIQSDLNRLAGLF, encoded by the coding sequence ATGAGTGTACAACGTCAGCTGCATAAATTTGGCGGCAGCAGCTTAGCGAACCCCGAGTGCTACCAGCGCGTGGTGACTATTCTTAAAGAGTATTCGGCAGAAAATGACTTGGTGGTGGTCTCTGCGGCAGGGAAAACCACCAACCGCTTGATCGAGTTTTTAGAAGGCTTAGATAAAGATGGCCGCATTGCCCATGAAGCCTTGCAGAGCTTGCGACAGTTTCAAACTGAATTGGTAGAAGCTTTACTAGAAGGTGAAGCGCAGGCGCAACTGCTTGCTTCTCTTCAAGATGAATTCAGTACCTTGGCAGAGCTAACAGCGCCACTAACCGAAACACAAAAAGCGGCGGTTTTAGGTCATGGCGAAGTTTGGTCTTCACGCTTACTGGCTGCGCTGTTATCACAGCAGGATCTGCCAGCGGTAGCGCAAGATTCACGTGTGTTTCTGCGTGCGGAAGCTGGTACACAGCCAGAGGTCGATCGTGCTCGTTCATATGTATTGATTAAAGAAGCGTTGGCTCAACACAGCCATAAACGCGTCATTATTACTGGCTTTATGGCGCAAAACGAAGCGGGTGAGACAGTATTGCTTGGACGCAATGGTTCAGACTACTCAGCAACCGTGATTGGTGCTTTAGCTGAAGTTAATTCGGTGACCATCTGGAGTGACGTGGCTGGCGTTTACAGTGCAGATCCTCGTTTGGTATCGGATGCTTGCCTGCTCCCTCTACTGCGCTTGGATGAAGCGAGTGAGCTGGCTCGTCTTGCTGCGCCGGTGTTACACAGTCGTACACTTCAGCCTGTGGCTCAAAGCGCGATGGATTTGAACCTAAAATGCAGCTACCAGCCAGAGTCTGGCTCAACACGAATCGAACGTGTATTGGCATCCGGCCGCGGTGCAAAAATCATTACCTCTCTTGATGAAGTGCTATTAGTGCAGCTGTCTTTTATCCATGGTCACGATTTTGAGCGAGCGCAGAAAGAAGTTCTGCAGGCGTTAAAACGTGCTCAATTGGAGCCTTTAGCATTCGAAGCACAAGAAGATCAGCAGACCTTACGTTTAGCCTACACCGCAGAGATTGCTGGCGGCGCATTAACCTATCTGCAAGAGTTGGCCGTTGAAGCGGAAATCAAACTGAGAGAAGGCTATTCATTACTGGCTGCAGTCGGTGCCGGCGTGACGAAAAATGCGAATCACTGCTTTGGATTTTACCAGCAATTGAAACACGCTCCAGTGGAGTTTATTTCAGAGACGGAATCTGGCTTGAGTTTGGTCGCCGTGTTGCGTCGTGCTGAAGTCGAAGAGCTAGTACAAAGTATTCATAGCCAATTGTTTCAAGCGCAAAAGCGCGTAGCGGTGGCTTTGTGTGGTAAAGGCAACATTGGGTCAAGTTGGTTATCACTGTTCGCAGAGCAAAAAGAAGAGCTCAAAAAACGTCACGGCATGAGCTTTGACTTGGTAGCGGTTGTCGACAGCCAAACGTACTGGTTTGATGAAAACGGTATTGATGCCGCGACGGTTGCTCAGCGTTTTGATGATGAAAGCACAGAGAATGATGGCAACTGGCTGGCGAAGCTTGGTGCGATACAAAACTTTGATGAAGCCGTGGTACTGGATGTTACGGCAAGTAAAGAGCTGGCGACACGTTATGTGGAAATCGCACAGCAAGGCATTCACCTAATTTCGGCGAACAAAGTAGCCGGTTCGGCGGACAGTCAGTACTACCATCAAGTACAAGACGCGTTTGCTAAAATTGGCCGCCATTGGTTGTACAATGCGACCGTTGGTGCAGGGCTACCAATTAACCATACTGTTCGAGATTTGCGTGAAAGTGGTGATGATATTGTCGCACTATCAGGCATCTTCTCCGGTACATTATCGTGGTTATTTCAACAGTTTGACGGTTCGGTACCTTTTGCTGAGCTTGTCGATTTAGCATGGCAACAAGGCTTGACTGAGCCAGACCCTCGTTCTGACCTTGATGGTTCTGATGTGATGCGTAAGCTGGTCATCTTAGCGCGAGAATCTGGTTTGGATATTGAACCAGAGAACGTGAAAGTAGAGTCGCTGGTGCCAGCAGAATTGCGAGACTTGAGCCTAGACGCTTTCTTCGACCAAGGAGATATTCTCAGCGAGATTCTTCAAGAACGTTTGACCAAGGCGCAGAGAAACGACCAAGTGCTGCGTTATGTGGCTCGTCTAGAGCGTAATGGCAAAGCCACAGTAGGCGTTGAAGCGTTATCACGTGAACATGCTTTAGCGAATTTGCTGCCATGTGACAATATCTTCGCCATTGAGAGTAAATGGTACAAAGACAATCCACTAGTGATTCGTGGACCAGGTGCAGGACGTGAAGTAACCGCAGGGGCCATTCAATCAGACCTGAATCGCTTGGCTGGTTTGTTCTGA